The Aeromonas veronii genome includes the window ACAACCACAACCCCATTGGACTGGGGTTCGAAAACTCGGTTTCGGTGCCCTCGACCAACGCATCGACGCACTTCTTCGTCAACCTGTATCCAGCCCGGCTACCCGGTCAGGCCATCGAAGTGGGGCAGTTCAGTGCCCAGGCCATCGTCACCATGACACTGCCTTGATGCTCATGCATCGCGAGGGGCGACATCCGGTTAGCCAGCATTGGCAGGAGGATCGCATTGAAACATAACACCGTTAATAGGTTATTTTTCAGCATTAATAACCAAGAAATTCATTTTGTGACATATGTAATAGATGTTTTTTTTACGATTCACCATGCGGTCACGGTATGCTTTTTAACGTGGTCATCCGTGCATATTGACCCGCCCGGCGGGTACAGAGGAGAGAAACATGAAGAACGGGATAAGCCTGTACTGGAGCCTGTCGATGGCGCTCTGCCTGAGTGTGTCACTCTCTCTGCCGCTCCCGGCCCAGGCGGGCAATACCAATAACTGCAGCAGCGGCGATCTGCCCAACACGGCCATGATGAATAGCCAGTTGACGAATAATACGGCGCTCGGCAGCCTGATCCCGGGCTCGGATGCGCGCCTCACCGTCAATATCACCTGTACATCGGCCTGGCAAAACAACATGCAAGATTGTGCCGGCGGCGGCGGCTGGGCCCTCAGCCCGGTATCGGGTGTCATCCCGACCCTGGTCCCCGGCTATAGCGATGTCTATACCTATGCGGGCATGCCCCCCAGCGTCGGTTACCAGATCCTCAATGCCGCCGGCCAGGCCTTCGATGCCGGCGGCAGCGAGTTTCCCTTGCAAAACCTCGGCAGTGGACAAAACCTCATCAGCCTGCCGTTTTCAGCCGAATACGTGCAGACCGAGGAGAGCCTGACCCCGGGCACCGTCATGGTCCAGGGCATGGTGACCATCGATTACAACTGAGATGTTTATCGGCCATTAGGCGCCCCCGGTATCAACCGGGGGAGGGGCCAGCTAAGCGTAATCATCGTCAATCGCTGACCCTGTCTCTTAGAGTGCCGGGCCTGGCCATTGGACACTTGGGAACAGCGATTCAACCACCGCAGACAAGGCTAATACGCCGCGATCATCCAAGTGCCTGCCCATGATTTGCAATCCGATGGGGCGACCATCCCGAGTGAACCCGATAGGAACAGAGGCCGCCGGGAGCCCGGTAAAGTTTGCCAGTGCCGAAAATGGCACCCAAGCCGAAGGGGACAATGCTTTTCCGGCAATCAGTGAAGGGCCATAAGTATCAATGGGAAAGGCTGCCGATGCCGTCGTTGGGGTGATCAGAAAATCGAAATTCTGCATAAAACGGGCAGTCGCATTTACAATACGTTTTCTTTCGACCAAGGCATGGCTGAATTGATCACCCGACCATGTTCTTTCAAGAATACTGCCCAGCCATCCGTCAATGGCAACCCCTTTATCTTCCGACATTGATATCAAACCAGAGCGATCCGTCTCTAGCGCAACGATCGTATCCAATAACGTTTCATTGTTTCCTATGGCGGGGAATGCCTGCTCCATATTGCCAAGCACGGCTTTTAATCGCATGGCGACGCTATCAACGGCGGCAATGATTTCAGGATCTACCACGGCAAAACCCAGATCCGTTGAGTAGGCAAATCGACAATGTCGCAATGAATCGATGCTTTTTAACGCCCAGTCATCTGATTCAGCAGGAATGGAATGGCGATCATAAGGGGATGGGCCACTGAGGACAGAGAGTGCCAGCGCCGCATCAGCCGCACTGCGCGTCAGCGGGCCAATATGCTCCAGCGACTCCCATCCTGACTGGCCGGGATAGCGCTCATCCCTGCAACCGGGATAAAGAGGAACGCGCCCCCAGGAGGGTTTCATCCCAAACACACCCGACAGTGCGGCGGGTATCCGGATAGATCCCCCCCCATCACTTCCCAAGGCAAGAGGAACCATTCTTGCCGCGACCGCCGCCGCAGATCCCGCGCTTGAGCCGCCTGGCGTGAGATCGGTATTCCAGGGGTTTCTTGTCGTAGGAAATAACTTGTTATGACCGACTGCCCCATAACCAAATTCCGAGGTATTCGTTTTACCCAATATGACGGCACCTGCTTCTTTCAGGCGCTGAACAACAATATCATCAGTGTCAGGAATAAAATCTTCGTACAATAATGAACCGAACGTGGTACGAACGCCTTTGGTACAAATTAAATCTTTGACCGCAACGGGGACACCGGCCAAGGGGCCGACTGGCTTGCCGGCTAATATCAAATCATCGATATGTTCGGCCTGTTGCCTTGCGCCATCGCCATCAACCAAACAAAATGCGTGTAATTCAATATCGTATTTCTGAATGCGTTGGAGTGCCAACTCCGTCACCTCTGCTGCCTTATATTCTTTGCGGGCGATCGACGCAGACAGGTCACTGAGGCTAAGTGCCAATGGTGATGTTGGTGTATTTTCAAACATATTTTTCCCATTCTCGCTGTCACATGTTGATAGGCAGTATCATTGATTTTTATGTGGGTAGGAACCTTGACAGGTATCAATGACCACTGACTCCATCATTGTCTTGAAACCATCCTCTGCATTTGCCAGAGCTGGCGCAGGGGGCAAGAAGCAATATACGTCTGCGTCATTTAATGGGGGCTTTACCGACGCGCCGATCGTCATCGCCAGTGAAACCGGATGGCCATGTTTTGGCATCACCATTTTTCTGAAGCGGGGCATGAGGACTTAACCTTTACAGCCCAACTGCGTCAGGGCCTTTTTTATGTTAAATTGCATCTTGTTGATCCAATGGTATATTTAGCCGTCCCCCTGAACAGCCTTCACGCTCTCTCTCGGGGGGAGGGCAGCGGCAAGGAAGCACTTCTTTGCCGCCCGCAATATGCGAAGTGAGAGATAACAGTCAAGAAACCTGAATGTTGCAAGGTCATATGAGCCAGAATATCACGCAAGAAAAACCGCTTTCAGAGCCGCAGGACAATGCCGAGCGTCAGCGCCAACATGTGAAGCGCAAGCAGGAGAGTCACAGCCGGTTGCAATGCTGGATCAGCAATCGTCACGCCGAGCGGTTGCAGGATCTCGGCCAACATCTGGAAGACAGTCAAGCCTCTCTCATCGAACAGGCCATCGATCTGCTCTACCAGCACGAACTGGTGCCCAGCTATCGCGAAGCAGAGAGCCCCCTCCCGGATCCGGTGGAATAAAGAGAACACGAGCAGCGATCTTCATTTGTGAGGGCATAAAAAAAGCCAGGTACGAATTCCTTGTACCTGGCATAGGGGAATTGGCTCCTTGCAGAGCCGTGCGCTAACGGGTGTGCAGATAGCCTTAAGCGTAGACAAGACCCAAGGCATTTCAAGATCTGACTAAAAGTTCAACCAGAGTGTAGGTTTTTCAGACTCGTTCAGGTTTAGCATCAGTCTGTGACGCCATCGAACCAACCCCAGCCACCGGCATACCACTCACCCATTGAACAGGTTGTTGTCGCGCACCAGCTCACGGGGGAGGGCATTCTTGACCCGACTGCCGACCCATTTCCCCATGCCCAGCGGCTGTCCCTGATAACGGACGATCACTTCGCCGGATCCTGCTGCCAGCTCCGGCCAGACATCCCGCCCCATCATGTACTCCCGCGCATTGTTCGAATCCAGCTCCACCACCCCGTGAGTGGCCGCGCCGCCATAGGCCAGCGCCCACTCGTGGGTCAGGCGATACCCCTTCTTGAAGGTTTCCGCCAGCTTGATGCCGATGCGATCGA containing:
- a CDS encoding amidase, encoding MFENTPTSPLALSLSDLSASIARKEYKAAEVTELALQRIQKYDIELHAFCLVDGDGARQQAEHIDDLILAGKPVGPLAGVPVAVKDLICTKGVRTTFGSLLYEDFIPDTDDIVVQRLKEAGAVILGKTNTSEFGYGAVGHNKLFPTTRNPWNTDLTPGGSSAGSAAAVAARMVPLALGSDGGGSIRIPAALSGVFGMKPSWGRVPLYPGCRDERYPGQSGWESLEHIGPLTRSAADAALALSVLSGPSPYDRHSIPAESDDWALKSIDSLRHCRFAYSTDLGFAVVDPEIIAAVDSVAMRLKAVLGNMEQAFPAIGNNETLLDTIVALETDRSGLISMSEDKGVAIDGWLGSILERTWSGDQFSHALVERKRIVNATARFMQNFDFLITPTTASAAFPIDTYGPSLIAGKALSPSAWVPFSALANFTGLPAASVPIGFTRDGRPIGLQIMGRHLDDRGVLALSAVVESLFPSVQWPGPAL
- a CDS encoding RepB family protein, producing MSQNITQEKPLSEPQDNAERQRQHVKRKQESHSRLQCWISNRHAERLQDLGQHLEDSQASLIEQAIDLLYQHELVPSYREAESPLPDPVE